The nucleotide window GACCGAATCCGGCATGGTCTGTACCATGTATCTGGACTGCCTAGAAACCGGGGAATACGATACAGCCCTGGCCTATGCCCGTTCCAGAGTGACACAGGGCGTGTTTGGAGGGCAGACTCCGGAGCAGATCATGGATCGCCTGGCGCTGCTGCATGATGTGTGCAGGAAATCCCTTTTCAGGAGATATCGGGGTGAGGTGGATCGGCTGGCGAAGCTCCTCGATCTCTACGCCCCCGTGGTCAATCGCCTCCAGACGGTAATTGTGTTCGCCTTTGTGGAGGAGAGGGAGAGGATGGACAGGCGAGAGATGAGCCAGCTTCGGATGCTTGTGAAGGCAGGCATGATCCTCAGCGCGAAGCTCTCTCTTGAGGATGTCTTGCAGCGCATCGCCAACATGGCCTGCAAGCTGACGAACGCTCGCTATGCGGCCCTCGGCGTCTTGGACGGCAAGGGCGGTCTCAGTCGCTTCATCACGGCGGGTGTCAACGAGACCACCAGGCAGGCCATAGGTTCGCCACCGTGTGGGAAGGGGATCCTGGCGGTGCTTATGCGGGAGGTGAAGCCCCTGCGCCTGAAGAACCTGACAGAGGATCCTCGCGCGCACGGGTTCCCACCTCACCATCCTCCGATGAACTCCTTTCTGGGTGTGCCTGTCATCTCAAAGGGAAAAGTCCTTGGGAACCTTTACGTCACGGAGAAGCAGGGTGCCGACGAGTTCAGCGAAGAGGATGAGACCCTGGCTATGACGCTGGCTGCTCAGGCTGCGATAGCGCTCGAGAACGCCAATCTGTACGAGGAGTTGCGACGCTCGTACGATGAACTGAAACAGTCGCAGCAGTTGCTGGTGCGGCAAGAGAAGCTCGCCTCGCTTGGTCGATTAGCCGCCGGACTGGCCCATGAACTGAACAATCCCCTCTCCTCGGTGGCCGGCTTTGCTGAGGCCCTTCAGCGGCGTGTCGAGACGGAGGAGATCAGTGACCCCTCCGCCCTTGCAGAGGTGGGGCAGTATGTCACGATGATCCAGAATGAAGTGACCCGCGCAGCGGCGATTGTCCGCCGCCTGCTCGATTTCGCCCGGCAGCGCGAGCCCGCCTTCAGCCTGGTGGATGTCTATGACGTCGTGTTGAACGCGGTATCGTTTGTGGAGCGGCAAGCCAGCCTCGAAAATCAGCAGATTGTCGTAACCCCATTCCCGGAAGGGAGCGTGGTCCGGGCCGATGCTCAGATGCTTCAGCAGGTCTTCCTCAACCTTCTGACAAATGCGCTCGATGCCATCGAGAGTGGCGGGGAGATTCGCATAGACGCGCATCACCGTCGAGAGACCATTGAGCCGGCCTTCGAACAGAAATGGCTCGATGTGTCCGTGTCCGATACGGGTAGCGGGATCTCGCCGGAGAACCTTTTGAGGGTCTTTGATCCGTTCTTTACAACTAAGGAGGTAGGTAAAGGGACGGGCCTTGGTCTTGCTATTAGCCAGAGCATCGTCGAGCAGCACAAAGGCAGCATCGAGGTGCGAAGCGAGGGGATCGGCAAGGGGGCGGTGGTCATCATCCGCCTGCCGCTGGCCGATCGTCGTGGGATGGATGGGGGGCCGATCCGATCTCCGAGGACGGAGGAGCGAACATGACTGAGGCGGGTGAACGGACCGGTACGACCCGGGCACTTGTCGTCGATGATGAGCGACCCATCCGGCTGCTTATGGAAAAGGAGTTACCGAGGGCGGGCTACCTGGTTACCTGCGCCGGAAGCGGCGAAGAAGCCCTGGAACAGTTACGGGCGCGGGAGTTCGACGTCATCCTGCTGGATCTCAAGATGCCCGGGATCGGGGGGATGGAGACGCTTCGCCGGATTCGCGGGTCCGGCACTACGGCAGAGGTTGTCATCTTGACCGGCCACCCCGATGTGGACAGCGCCATCAACGCGATGAAGCTGGGCGCCTACGACTACCTCACCAAGCCCTTCAAGCTCTCCGAATTGGAGGAGGTGCTGCGGCGGGCCGCGGAGAGAAAGCGCCTGCGCGAGGAGAATACGGCCCTGCGGCGCATGGTCGCCCAGCGCGAGCCGCCTCCCATCATGATCGGTCAGAGTCCTGCCATTGCCTCGCTCCTCGCGACCGTGCGGCGGATCGCCCCGAGCGAGGCAAGCGTCCTCATCCAGGGGGAGAGCGGGACCGGCAAGAGTCTGGTCGCCAAGGCCATTCATGCGGCGAGCCCTCGAGCGAGCGGCCCCTTCCTGGTCATCAACTGTAGCGGCTTTCAGGATCCGCTCCTGGAAAGTGAACTCTTCGGGCACGAGAAAGGGGCGTTTACCGGCGCCACCAGCGTCAAACAGGGACTCTTCGAAGTGGCCGGAAGCGGGACCCTCCTGCTGGATGAGGTGGGGGAGATGAGCCCGGCTATGCAGGCCAAGCTCCTCCAGGTGCTCGACACCAAGGAACTGCGGCGGGTCGGGGGTACCCGTGTGCACCGGGTGGATGTGCGTATTATCGCCGCGACGAACAAAGACCTGGC belongs to Candidatus Methylomirabilis sp. and includes:
- a CDS encoding ATP-binding protein, producing MVRRNSTLREELVRHFSAKREPLRREWLRQMKAKDLLEGLTLQEIETESGMVCTMYLDCLETGEYDTALAYARSRVTQGVFGGQTPEQIMDRLALLHDVCRKSLFRRYRGEVDRLAKLLDLYAPVVNRLQTVIVFAFVEERERMDRREMSQLRMLVKAGMILSAKLSLEDVLQRIANMACKLTNARYAALGVLDGKGGLSRFITAGVNETTRQAIGSPPCGKGILAVLMREVKPLRLKNLTEDPRAHGFPPHHPPMNSFLGVPVISKGKVLGNLYVTEKQGADEFSEEDETLAMTLAAQAAIALENANLYEELRRSYDELKQSQQLLVRQEKLASLGRLAAGLAHELNNPLSSVAGFAEALQRRVETEEISDPSALAEVGQYVTMIQNEVTRAAAIVRRLLDFARQREPAFSLVDVYDVVLNAVSFVERQASLENQQIVVTPFPEGSVVRADAQMLQQVFLNLLTNALDAIESGGEIRIDAHHRRETIEPAFEQKWLDVSVSDTGSGISPENLLRVFDPFFTTKEVGKGTGLGLAISQSIVEQHKGSIEVRSEGIGKGAVVIIRLPLADRRGMDGGPIRSPRTEERT
- a CDS encoding sigma-54 dependent transcriptional regulator; amino-acid sequence: MTEAGERTGTTRALVVDDERPIRLLMEKELPRAGYLVTCAGSGEEALEQLRAREFDVILLDLKMPGIGGMETLRRIRGSGTTAEVVILTGHPDVDSAINAMKLGAYDYLTKPFKLSELEEVLRRAAERKRLREENTALRRMVAQREPPPIMIGQSPAIASLLATVRRIAPSEASVLIQGESGTGKSLVAKAIHAASPRASGPFLVINCSGFQDPLLESELFGHEKGAFTGATSVKQGLFEVAGSGTLLLDEVGEMSPAMQAKLLQVLDTKELRRVGGTRVHRVDVRIIAATNKDLAQEVRTGRFREDLYYRLNVVSVALPPLRERKEDIPLLIEHFLRQLRVTGQKAKTVSPEAMSSLADYPWPGNVRELANAIERLLILSSGDVIGLEDLPPNIRFPSGSAGGPASLAEMERLHLIRVLGHTKGKKMQAARLLGIDLKTLNSKIKRYNISL